Sequence from the Bremerella volcania genome:
CGGCCCTCTTCGCGGCGACGGCCTGGAACTATCGCTGGTCGCTTCTGCTGGCAGTCACCGTCGCCCTGGCCCTGGTGGGGGTAGGCATGTTCGACGAGTTGACCCAGTTGTTCGTCGCTGGTCGAACGGCCGACCCGCTGGATCTTGTGGCCGACACGTTTGGGGCGGTCGTGGGGATCTCGCTGTATGGCTTGGTGCGAGGCGGTCGTGGGAGTGAGGAACTTTCTGCTAGCGAGTCCCCCTGAAGCTAGAGTCTGCCCCGGATGGCCCACCTTGATCTTAGCGAAGTTGCTGACGCGTTCGCCGCGGGAATTCCCAGCATCATCGGCCAGGTCGATCAGCTGGTGCGTGCGATCCCGCCTGGCTCGGTGACCACCTATGGCGACCTGGCGAAATCACTGGGCGATTCGGCCGCGAGCCGCTGGGTGGCGACCTATCTGCTTGATCCGGCCTGCGGCGTGGCCGATCTCTCGCATCGTGTCGTGCGATCGACCGGGGAAATTGGTCTGCACTGCTCTGGCAGCAGCGAAACGAAGACGCAGCTGCTGCGTGGCGAAGGGGTGGTGATCAACCGCGGCACTATCGACCTGGAAACGCACCGTCTCCAATTGCCGCCGATGGTTGCGTCCCTCTCGAAGCTAAAAGCCTGGCAGCGTGATTTTGCTTGCCCGGGAGAACAGGCGTTCCACCTTTCTAACGTCAAATCGATCGGTGGGATCGACGTCTCGTATGGGAAGGAGCAAGCCATATCGGCCTGTGCTCGTATGCAGGCCGACGGGCAAACGAAGATCGGTACGCACACTTGTACTGGCGAAGCGAAGTTCCCCTATATCACCGGCTACCTGGCGTTTCGCGAGATCCCTCTGCATCTGCATCTGTTGGCGGAAATGCAGGCCGCCGGCAAGTTGCCAGACGTGCTGCTGGTCGATGGCAACGGGCGGCTGCATCCGCGACGGATGGGAATCGCGACGATGTTGGGGGGACTCACCGGCATCCCGACGATAGGGGTGGCCAAGAAGCTTATTTGCGGCGTCGTCCAGGCTCCGGAGCTGAAAGTTGGCAAGTGGGAACCGATTATCGCTTCTCAAGATGCGCCTGACGAGATCCTCGGTTACGCCATCATGCCGCACACCAAGACGAAGCACCCGATCTACGTTTCGCGCGGCTTTGGTATCGATGACACGTCGATGAAAGAGGTCGTCGATCGCTGCCTGGCAGGGCATCGCTTGCCGGAGCCGATCTATTGGGCCGATCGCGAAAGCCGCCAGCTTGCTAGCACGCGGTAAGCGATTCATCTGGACCTCAGGCCCATGGTTTAGGTATGGTTCGCGGCAATCGTAGCTTTCCCACCAGTACGACTCTTTCGCCGAGCTGATCGAACCCGTGAAAACTGCATCGCTTTCGACCGCCGTCTTGACCGCCTGGGCTTCTTTCGTGTGCGTGAGTGCCGCAGCTGACTTTGAAGTGACCTCGCAGATCTTCCGGGGCAATGCCCGGATCCCTGCCGTCACCTATGAGACGGTTTTTAAAGGGGCGAAGGTCTACGACGTGGTCACCACGCCACCGCGGCAGGCCACGATCATCGATTATGACTCGGGACAAATCACGTTGCTCGATCCGCAGCGACAAGTCAAACTCACGCTGACCATCCAGGATGTGCTGCAGCACTCGGCCTATTTCAAGTCGCATGCGAATTTCCCCGAAGGCCCGCTGTGGACGTTCCTTCGCAATCCCAAGTTCGAGGCCAGTTACGATCCCCAAACCCAGGTGCTGAAGCTGGCCGGCGATCCGCTGACCTACGAAGCGGACCTGAACAAGATCCAAAATCAGCCGGCGGTCGACGACTACGCGCGTTTCTGCGATTGGTCTTCGATGTTGAATTTCATCTGTGCCGGCGGCGATTTGCCCCAGGCACGCATCGAACTGAACAACCAGATCCGCGCCAAAGAAGCGGTTCCGGCCGAAGTTCGCAAGACGATCCGCCACGCTGACCCCACCAAAAGCATCTCTCTTCGCAGCACGCATGAATACCGCTGGAAGCTACAGGAAGAAGACGCCAAGCTGATCGAGTCGATCGAGACCGATCTGGCGAAAGCCAAGGCCGTTTCGTTCGATCAATACGTGAAACCAGCGTTCTCCACCGCCCAAAAGTAGTGGGTTGCTGGATTGCGGAATATCTCTCAGGTAAGATGAGAACAGTTCTCTAGAGTTTGACTGTTCCCCCATCCCACCTGATTTCGAAGGATATGCCGCGCATGATCCGTCTGTTTAGCATTCTATTGCTGCTTGGCTTTTCGTCTGCCTGTTTCGCTGAAACGTATGAAATCGTCCAAGAGGACGACGGCTTGACCGTTCATTACGACGGCAAGTTACTGACTCGTTACCTGATCAAGAGCGGCGCGAAGCCGATTCTCTATCCCCTTCTAGGCCCTGACGGCCTGCCGATGACGCGTCGTTATCCGATCGAGTCGGTCGGCGAAAGCGAACGAGACGATCATCCGCACCATCGCAGCGTCTGGTTCACCCACGGCAACGTCAACGGAACCGACTTCTGGCTGGAAAAAGAAGGGGTCGGCGGTCAGATCATTCACGAAAAATTCGAGAAGGTCACCGACGGCGAGAACGCCCAGATCGTGTCGCTCAACCGCTGGGAAACGCCTGAGGGCAAGGTCCTTTGCCGCGATCGCCGCAGCATCACGTTCGGCCAAGACGAAGGGCGTCAGTACTTTGATTTCGACATCACCGTTACCGCCGGGGACGAGCCGGTCACCTTTGGCGATACTAAGGAAGGGGCGTTCGGTATTCGTGTCCCTGGGACGATGAAAGTCGACGCCAAGAAGGGGGGCACCATCGTCAACGACAGCGGTCAGAAGAATAAAGATGCATGGGGCAAGAAGTCTTCGTGGGTCGATTACTACGGCCCGGTGAAGGACAAGACAGTCGGCATCACGATCATGAATCACCCCTCCAGCTATGGTTATCCGACCTACTGGCACGTTCGCACGTACGGACTGTTCGCCGCGAATCCTTTTGGCATCCATGACTTCGTCGGTAAGAACGTCGAGTCAGGCGACCACACGATTGAGCCTGGCAAGTCGATGAACCTTCGCTATCGCGTTCTGCTGCACGAAGGGACGACCGAAGATGCCAACATCACCGCTGCTTTTGCTCGCTACGAGAAGGTCAAAAAGTAGGACGTAACAGCGCGTATTTCTCTCAAATTCTGCGGAAATAGATCAAAGCCCAGGCAATTCTGTTGCCTGGGCTTTTTGCTTGCGCACAACAATCAAATTTCCCATACTTCCTAGTCTATCTATGTCAAACTTTGACGCGCACACTGCCGATACCTAACTTTGCAAACACTTAACCCAAGTTACCCAACCAGCCTACTCTCGATGGCGATTGAGATGTGGCCGGATAGATACGGAGCATCCCCAACCTATGGCCGCTGAATCCCCGTGTTTCACTCAGCTGGAACACCTTCGGCAGTACATTTACCAGATTCTATGTGACAAAGAACAACTAGAGCCGGGCGTATTCCCCATGACCGAGCGTGTCATCGTGCGGGCACAAGATCCTTGTGGGATCTATTTTTGCTTGCATGGACCACGCAGCGTCAAATGCACGGCGATCTGGGAAACGGATACCAACACGATTTTGTTCTATGGAGCCAGTGGCGAACGGTTCCTCAGAACACAACTGTCGAGTGCTTCCGCCTTGCAGGTGGCTGCCTGATATTCAGGAGCCTCGGTCAATGGATTGGCCGAACGTCACAGGATCGCTGGATCAACATTTCATCTTAGAACCGCATAAACATGGAGGTTTATTCATATGCTAGTGCTCTCCCGCAAGGAAGGTGAGAAGCTTCGACTCGGCGAAGAGATCTTGATCACCGTCGTTAAAGTCGGTGCCGACAAGGTTCGCCTGGGAATTCAAGCCCCTTCGAATTTGCTGATTCTGCGCGACGAGTTGGAGTTGCACGATCAGATTGAGGCCGAAGAAGAAGAACGCATCACGCTGGTTTTCACGCAGGAAATCAACCAGCCGGTTACTAAACCGATGCGGATCGCGGCCTAGAGCGATTCCATGCAAGGCGATAGCGACTTGGACGCAGGCGAGGCAAACCAGGTCGCTACGCATGATCGTGGAAACGCTCACATCATGCCGGCGACGGGCATGATTGCAGAACACGTAGGGTGGCTACAGCCTGACACGAGCGAATGCCATCGTCCCAGTTTGGTGCGTCAGGCGGACGAAATGATGGCCGTCCGCCATAACGCTGGTAGCCATCCTACGAGACGTGCGAGCATTGAGAATCAACCTTGGACATCGCATCAGCGCATAAAAAATGAGGGGTATAGTCCACCCCTCATTCATCCTGTATCATCCGATACGTTCTCGCTGAGTTTACTCGCGAGGACGGATGGCACCCGTCAAACCGGAGTAATCGCAACGGTCTTCGTCGTGCCACAGTGGCAGACCTTGCTCGACGCGGCGGCGAAGAACTTCAATCTTAGCTTCTGAGCCAGCAGGAGCGTCGGTCGGGATAAACTCATCACCAGCATCAGGGACAAAGTCTTCATCGTGGCCGAACTTCAGGATGGCATCGAAAACGTTCTTGATCTTTTGCATCTTGATTAATACCTACTTTCCAAACAGGGGCGCACTAGGCGTGATTCGGGTACGGCTTACTCAGCCGGGTGGTTCGTATCGATCAAGGTCAAACTCGGTAAATACTACCGGATGACCTTTTACGGGTATTGAGAGCAATATCCATTCGCTCGTGAGACAGCATGCTGCCGCTTCCGCTTCATGACGCCGGGGTCATTCAAGCAGCGAACTTAAGGGCTCCAGACCCAAACAGTTCTCGGCTTGCGGTGCTGACGACCTCCACTTCGACCATTAAAAATCAATAAATTCTTTGTGGGCCGCAGTGTCTTGAGATTTGGTCGCTGATCTTCCTTAAGGATCCTCCCAAGGTCTGATCAAGCACACGATTATTTATCGATCGCTTAACGTGTCAATAGAATTTTCTGCGCCTTGCCGCAAGGCGACTTTTCCTACTAAGGTCAAACGTCTCAGTACCTTCCGATCTAAAGGATATGTTTGATTTGCCAAAAGGCAAAAAACTTCCAAAAACCTGCAGGCAGACCAGCCTTAGCTTCTCGTTAATGGAGACTTAACTTGCATTGGTGGTTCGCTGCACGGGTTGCCGAAACTAGGCCGATCCGTGAAGCTGTATCGTTTAACCGGCAAGGCCCCTTGCCAAAACTTTTTTCCTTGCTCTGAAATTTTCCTCGCCCAGCGGTCCACTTGGGGGGCCAAAATGACCTGGATCCAAAAAGAAATCATGCTCCGAGCGCGTTCGCGGGGTTTCCACCTGGTGACCCATGAAGTCGAACAGCAGCTGCCGGAACTGCGCGAAATCTCGGTCGGATTGCTGAATATCTTTATCCAGCACACGTCAGCCAGCATTAGCATCAACGAGAACGCCGACCCGGACGTGCGCGTCGACCTGGAAATGGGCTTTTCGAAGATCGTCCCCGAGGATTTCCCTTACGTGCATACGATCGAGGGCCCCGACGACATGCCTGCCCACATCAAAGCGGCTATGATCGGCAACAGCCTGACCATTCCCATCACCGACGGGCGCTTGAACCTGGGTACCTGGCAGGGGATCTATCTTTGCGAGCACCGCAACCGTGCTAGCGGTCGCCGTTTAGTGCTGACCATCCAAGGCGAACGCCGCTAGTGCTTCACGACCTGTTGCTTGCCGTCGTAGCAGATCCCTTTTTGCCGGCTGATGACCCAGTCCCAGTCCAGGCGATGGGGTGGATTGAGGAAATGGCGATAGGCAGCAGCCATTTGCCGGGCAACTTCCGAATAAGCCACACCCCCGAAACCGGCACCAAACGCTGGGAAAGCAATCGTTTCGATCTTCTCAGCGTTTGAGGCATTATGGTTGTAAACGGCCAGAAACGCTGCCCAGGTCGCCGCATAGATCTTATCAGTTCCATCGATTCCACCAGGCACCCGCATCGTGGGAGCGTGGCAGACATAGGGGATGGCCGGGTGCTCGGTTTCGACGAGAAACGCTGTTCCGACCGGCTGCTCGCCGAGATACTCGTTCATGATCCGGAACTGAACTCGCTCCATTAGTTGTTCACCGAAATAGCGAACCACTGCGGCATCGATCCCGGCACTCATGATTCCGAAAGAGTTTGCCGCGGTCACAAAACAGTCGTGAGGCGGAAGGTCTTCAAAGTAAGTGGCGAAGACTTGGACGTTTGGCAAATCAGCAAACCGCTCGCGAAATGCCTGGCACATTTGCTCGTCGGGATGGACGAGCCACAGGTTAAGAGAATTCATGTCCAGATTCTACGCTGCGATCGGCTTCGCGGTAGGGCCAAATTCTCACTCAGCCAACAAAAAAGAGGTCCCTATGGCGGACCTCCTTCGTAATGATCTCTGTTTAATGCTTAGGATGGCTACGGCTGAGCTGGTGCCTGCATCGGCGGCGGAGGCAGCTTGATCGCTCCGTTTTCGGCAGCCATCGCGGAAAGAGCATCGGTGTAGGTGATCAGAAGCCCATGCACGTGCTGGAAGTCAGGACGTTGCGTCAGCTGGGCGTAATTGGCGTTGCCGGCAACCTGGTCGTAGCGAGCAATGCAAGCCTGCAGAATCTGCGGATTGGGGTGCGGGCCTTGCTCGTAGATCTGCTTGGGAAGTCCGAGATACGCTTTCCACTGGTCGTCAAGCATGCTTCCCAGTCGATTCGATGCGGCGGCTAACTCCATGCGAAGCTGATCGACGCTGATGCTGCTTTGCGGCGGCATGGCCGGGTTCAGTTCCACGGCTTGCTGAGGAACCTCATAGGCACCGACCTGTTGCGGCTCGACCAGGACGTTGTCCGAATACTTCGTCAGCGTCGTCAGCAGTTCCGCCGCCGAAGCCGGCAGCACCGGCGTAATGGTTGCCGGCTGTCCGGTAGGGGTGAGGCCGGTGCTGGCGTAGTAGTTCCGATTCGCGGCCGGATCTATCTGCAGCGAGCTTCCATCGACCGAAGCTCCCACGAAAAGTCCACGGCTGCGACTATACGAGTAAATCTCGCTCTTCAGAGTTAAATCGGTCCCAGCAGAAGCATTTCGGCCGACAGGCCCAGCGGCAGCGGCTGCATCGACGCCGATGGTGAACTTGCCGTTGAGCAGACCCTGAATGCTGTTGCGGGTCATGAACACTAGGACCACGTCGGTGGCCTGAATGCCAGCTTGCCAACCAACGCTTCCGCCCGTCATGGTGACGAACTGGGGAGGCTGCCAGGCCCGGTTTTCATCGCGAATCAGCACGACGCCGCGGCCGTGACGAACTCCAACAACGAAGCCACCCTTGATCATGTTGGGGATGATGACCACTCCTTCCGCCTTGGCCAACATCGACTGAGGAATCCCGCTGGCCGGGATGGCCATGATCTCATTCAAGACGCCGGTCGACTGACGTACGATCAGGTCTTCGCGTC
This genomic interval carries:
- a CDS encoding VanZ family protein, which codes for MSLRKVPLIATLVLFGLWAIAFTATHWPMEPDNDPLFPHVDKFVHAGIYAILAITALFAATAWNYRWSLLLAVTVALALVGVGMFDELTQLFVAGRTADPLDLVADTFGAVVGISLYGLVRGGRGSEELSASESP
- a CDS encoding endonuclease V, whose translation is MAHLDLSEVADAFAAGIPSIIGQVDQLVRAIPPGSVTTYGDLAKSLGDSAASRWVATYLLDPACGVADLSHRVVRSTGEIGLHCSGSSETKTQLLRGEGVVINRGTIDLETHRLQLPPMVASLSKLKAWQRDFACPGEQAFHLSNVKSIGGIDVSYGKEQAISACARMQADGQTKIGTHTCTGEAKFPYITGYLAFREIPLHLHLLAEMQAAGKLPDVLLVDGNGRLHPRRMGIATMLGGLTGIPTIGVAKKLICGVVQAPELKVGKWEPIIASQDAPDEILGYAIMPHTKTKHPIYVSRGFGIDDTSMKEVVDRCLAGHRLPEPIYWADRESRQLASTR
- a CDS encoding DUF6807 domain-containing protein, coding for MIRLFSILLLLGFSSACFAETYEIVQEDDGLTVHYDGKLLTRYLIKSGAKPILYPLLGPDGLPMTRRYPIESVGESERDDHPHHRSVWFTHGNVNGTDFWLEKEGVGGQIIHEKFEKVTDGENAQIVSLNRWETPEGKVLCRDRRSITFGQDEGRQYFDFDITVTAGDEPVTFGDTKEGAFGIRVPGTMKVDAKKGGTIVNDSGQKNKDAWGKKSSWVDYYGPVKDKTVGITIMNHPSSYGYPTYWHVRTYGLFAANPFGIHDFVGKNVESGDHTIEPGKSMNLRYRVLLHEGTTEDANITAAFARYEKVKK
- a CDS encoding carbon storage regulator codes for the protein MLVLSRKEGEKLRLGEEILITVVKVGADKVRLGIQAPSNLLILRDELELHDQIEAEEEERITLVFTQEINQPVTKPMRIAA
- a CDS encoding secondary thiamine-phosphate synthase enzyme YjbQ, with product MLRARSRGFHLVTHEVEQQLPELREISVGLLNIFIQHTSASISINENADPDVRVDLEMGFSKIVPEDFPYVHTIEGPDDMPAHIKAAMIGNSLTIPITDGRLNLGTWQGIYLCEHRNRASGRRLVLTIQGERR
- a CDS encoding macro domain-containing protein, translating into MNSLNLWLVHPDEQMCQAFRERFADLPNVQVFATYFEDLPPHDCFVTAANSFGIMSAGIDAAVVRYFGEQLMERVQFRIMNEYLGEQPVGTAFLVETEHPAIPYVCHAPTMRVPGGIDGTDKIYAATWAAFLAVYNHNASNAEKIETIAFPAFGAGFGGVAYSEVARQMAAAYRHFLNPPHRLDWDWVISRQKGICYDGKQQVVKH
- a CDS encoding lipid-binding SYLF domain-containing protein is translated as MTRHTSVALAALTLSLLTAHSALAQQGREDLIVRQSTGVLNEIMAIPASGIPQSMLAKAEGVVIIPNMIKGGFVVGVRHGRGVVLIRDENRAWQPPQFVTMTGGSVGWQAGIQATDVVLVFMTRNSIQGLLNGKFTIGVDAAAAAGPVGRNASAGTDLTLKSEIYSYSRSRGLFVGASVDGSSLQIDPAANRNYYASTGLTPTGQPATITPVLPASAAELLTTLTKYSDNVLVEPQQVGAYEVPQQAVELNPAMPPQSSISVDQLRMELAAASNRLGSMLDDQWKAYLGLPKQIYEQGPHPNPQILQACIARYDQVAGNANYAQLTQRPDFQHVHGLLITYTDALSAMAAENGAIKLPPPPMQAPAQP